A window from Candidatus Tectomicrobia bacterium encodes these proteins:
- a CDS encoding type II toxin-antitoxin system VapB family antitoxin — protein MALDSKDPETDRLAREVAQLTGESPGEAVRKALAERLERERRKCAAAGLAEQLDEIARRCAALPDQDTRTPDEIIGYGESGLPR, from the coding sequence ATGGCCCTCGACTCCAAGGACCCCGAAACCGATCGGCTTGCGCGTGAAGTGGCGCAGCTCACCGGGGAGAGCCCGGGCGAGGCCGTCCGCAAGGCCCTCGCCGAGCGCCTCGAGCGCGAGCGGCGAAAGTGCGCCGCCGCCGGGCTCGCCGAGCAGCTCGATGAGATCGCCCGGCGCTGCGCGGCCCTGCCGGACCAGGACACCCGTACGCCCGACGAGATCATCGGCTACGGCGAATCCGGCCTGCCCCGCTGA
- the cas2 gene encoding CRISPR-associated endonuclease Cas2: MFDLPVDSKEARREYVRFRNALLGEGFTMLQFSVYARYCASEEAAAAYRRRVRGALPPGGQVRILGVTDRQFGKMEVFQGKKRKGAEEPPPQLMLF, translated from the coding sequence ATGTTCGACCTGCCCGTGGACAGCAAGGAGGCGCGGCGGGAGTACGTCCGCTTCCGGAACGCCCTCTTGGGCGAGGGGTTCACGATGCTCCAGTTCTCGGTCTACGCCCGCTACTGCGCGAGCGAGGAAGCCGCGGCCGCCTACCGGCGGCGGGTTCGTGGGGCGCTCCCCCCGGGCGGGCAGGTGCGGATCCTTGGCGTCACGGACCGCCAGTTCGGGAAGATGGAGGTTTTCCAAGGGAAAAAGCGGAAAGGGGCCGAAGAACCACCCCCTCAACTCATGCTTTTCTAG
- the cas1 gene encoding type II CRISPR-associated endonuclease Cas1: MIERVIDISEAPARLSVRNSLLVIQLESGENAIPLAEVAALVVSNPGVTFTHAVLSGLAAAGGIFVACDGRHMPSAMLLPLEGHSTQGERFALQAGVSLPVLKRLWRDLVRAKVRAQGKVLAELRGNDEGLLQMAGRVLTGNAASIEAQASRRYWRELFGDPDFRRNREAEDQNRFLNYGYAVLRAIVARAICGAGLHPSFGLHHHNRYDAFRLADDLMEPFRPVVDRAVARNCEEEGADAPLDKEAKKALIGALTGRFEAEGESRTLFDIAARMAASLAAVYAGKRKSLVLPEV, from the coding sequence GTGATTGAGCGGGTCATTGACATATCCGAAGCGCCCGCGCGCTTAAGCGTCCGGAACTCCCTTCTGGTCATCCAGTTGGAGAGCGGGGAGAACGCGATTCCTCTGGCCGAGGTCGCTGCTCTGGTCGTCTCGAACCCCGGCGTGACCTTCACCCATGCGGTACTGAGCGGCCTTGCGGCGGCGGGAGGCATATTCGTGGCCTGCGACGGCCGCCACATGCCCTCGGCCATGCTCCTCCCCCTGGAGGGCCACTCGACACAGGGGGAGCGCTTCGCCCTTCAGGCGGGAGTATCCCTGCCTGTCCTAAAGCGCCTGTGGCGGGATTTGGTCCGGGCCAAAGTACGGGCTCAGGGAAAGGTGCTGGCCGAGCTTCGGGGAAACGACGAAGGCCTCCTCCAAATGGCCGGGCGGGTCCTCACGGGCAACGCGGCCAGCATCGAGGCTCAGGCCTCGCGGAGGTATTGGCGCGAACTCTTTGGAGATCCCGATTTCCGGAGAAACCGGGAGGCGGAGGATCAAAACCGGTTTCTCAACTACGGCTATGCGGTCCTCCGGGCCATCGTGGCGCGGGCTATTTGCGGGGCTGGTCTCCATCCCTCCTTTGGCCTCCACCACCACAACCGCTACGACGCCTTCCGGCTCGCCGACGACCTGATGGAGCCCTTCCGGCCCGTCGTGGACCGGGCGGTCGCGCGCAACTGCGAGGAAGAAGGGGCAGACGCGCCCCTCGACAAGGAGGCCAAGAAGGCGCTCATCGGGGCACTGACGGGGAGATTTGAAGCCGAGGGAGAGTCGCGCACCCTCTTCGACATCGCGGCGCGCATGGCGGCGAGCCTCGCAGCCGTGTACGCCGGAAAGCGGAAGAGCCTCGTCCTGCCGGAGGTGTGA
- the cas9 gene encoding type II CRISPR RNA-guided endonuclease Cas9 (Cas9, originally named Csn1, is the large, multifunctional signature protein of type II CRISPR/Cas systems. It is well known even to general audiences because its RNA-guided endonuclease activity has made it a popular tool for custom editing of eukaryotic genomes.), whose product MNPPTPAPETLLGLDIGANSVGWALIKLGNAKPVGFLRAGVRVYPAGVEGDIESGGDESRAKDRREARLRRRMLARRARRLKGLALILQEVGLLPPGDLSLPEARDAFFKALDRGLFSDEERKAHPHVLPYRLRARALDEKLEPFELGRAIYHLAHRRGFLSNRRALRKAEKGKGDQGEVKKKKGEVKKKIGELAQNIENSGTRTLGEYFSRLDPEEERIRARWTAREMYQGEFEKIWAAQVPYHPGALAEELKRKVHRAIFRQRPLKSAKHLIGECELEPGQKRAPLALLPAQRFRLLQKVNDLKVITPDGEIRNLEPEERTKLLDALESQGDLTFPKIRTLLKLKGHRFNFETEAEKKLAGNRTAAKLIEVFGQERWAGFSSEEKDRIVWYVRSIRREETLRKLGRDKWGLDEEAAKKFGEIGLEEGHLSLSLDAVNRLLPLIEGGVPYATARKQVYGDLSLPEPEESLPPLADALEVRNPAVQRTLTEVRKIVNAIVREYGKPSLVRVELARDLKKSREDRKAISRRNYENRLRREDAAQKIIKAQKIIKETGAEPRGHDIEKWLLAEECGWKCPYTNRTINAASLIGPSPQFDVEHIIPLDRSLDNSFMNKTLCHHEENRNRKRNQTPWEAYGGTSEWEEIIQRVKQFKGDAARVKLERFQLKDLESIEDFTARQLNDTRYAARLARRYLGLLYGANEHGADPEGKIRVQATRGQVTHFLRGEWGLNRILNGGPQKSREDHRHHAVDAVAIALTTPAAVKALSDAAKRATRERRRLFGKVEPPWSGFLDDVRRVIACLKVSHRVSCKVRGALHNATIHSRPRTDEKGKVYALVRKPLGALSASEVENIQDRTIKRIVKERLNGEEPKKVFKDPKDHPCLKAKDGREIPIHKVRIRKYERVMQVDETRHVMPGSNHYVAIFETQDGQGLPRWEGEVVSTYEAMRRLEETIRRFREGVPLPEGAVVRNARGDGSGLRRGRGKSFSVWGAIVKKDRGDGSEFKFSLAPGETIQLTDGDGSMWLYLVKTVVHRKDGRKTIEYQRTNDARKVSDIKKAGDRKEAPIDKLREMNCRKVVVTPLGEVRLASD is encoded by the coding sequence ATGAACCCGCCCACGCCCGCTCCAGAAACTCTCCTTGGCCTCGACATCGGCGCCAACTCGGTCGGCTGGGCCCTCATCAAGCTTGGAAATGCCAAGCCAGTAGGCTTCCTCCGCGCGGGGGTGCGCGTCTACCCCGCCGGGGTGGAGGGGGACATCGAGTCGGGAGGGGATGAATCGCGGGCCAAGGATCGCCGCGAGGCCCGCCTTCGGAGGCGGATGCTCGCCCGCCGCGCCCGCCGCCTCAAGGGCCTCGCCCTCATCCTTCAGGAGGTCGGCCTCCTGCCGCCGGGCGATTTGAGTTTGCCCGAGGCCCGGGATGCGTTCTTCAAGGCGCTCGACCGGGGCCTCTTTTCCGACGAGGAGAGAAAGGCCCATCCCCACGTCCTCCCCTACCGCCTCCGAGCACGGGCCCTTGATGAAAAGCTCGAACCCTTCGAACTGGGCCGTGCCATCTACCACTTGGCCCACCGGCGCGGCTTCCTTTCGAACCGGAGGGCTCTCAGGAAAGCCGAGAAGGGAAAAGGAGATCAGGGCGAGGTCAAGAAGAAGAAGGGCGAGGTCAAGAAGAAGATCGGCGAACTGGCGCAGAACATCGAAAATTCAGGGACGCGCACGCTCGGCGAATACTTCTCCCGCCTCGACCCCGAGGAGGAGCGCATCCGCGCCCGCTGGACGGCAAGGGAGATGTATCAGGGGGAGTTCGAGAAAATATGGGCCGCTCAGGTTCCCTACCATCCAGGCGCCCTGGCCGAGGAACTCAAACGAAAGGTCCACCGGGCCATCTTCCGCCAGCGGCCTCTCAAGAGCGCGAAGCACCTGATCGGCGAGTGCGAATTGGAGCCGGGCCAAAAGCGCGCCCCCCTCGCCCTCCTTCCCGCCCAACGTTTCCGCCTCCTCCAGAAGGTGAACGACCTGAAAGTGATCACGCCGGATGGGGAAATCCGGAATCTGGAGCCCGAGGAGCGCACAAAGCTACTGGATGCTCTTGAGTCTCAAGGGGATCTCACATTCCCTAAAATTCGTACCCTCCTCAAGCTCAAGGGCCACCGATTCAACTTCGAGACCGAGGCCGAGAAGAAGCTCGCCGGGAACCGCACGGCGGCCAAGCTCATCGAGGTGTTCGGCCAAGAACGGTGGGCAGGGTTTTCCTCGGAGGAGAAGGATCGGATCGTCTGGTACGTCCGAAGCATCCGGAGGGAGGAGACGCTCCGGAAACTCGGAAGGGACAAGTGGGGGCTCGATGAGGAGGCGGCGAAGAAATTCGGCGAGATTGGATTGGAAGAGGGCCACCTCTCCTTGTCGCTCGATGCGGTGAACAGGCTCCTCCCCCTCATAGAAGGGGGCGTCCCCTACGCTACGGCGCGGAAGCAGGTCTATGGGGACCTGTCTCTCCCGGAGCCGGAGGAGTCGCTGCCTCCCCTGGCGGACGCGCTGGAGGTCCGCAACCCGGCCGTCCAGCGGACCCTCACGGAAGTGCGGAAGATCGTCAACGCCATCGTGCGCGAATACGGCAAGCCCAGCCTCGTCCGGGTCGAGCTGGCCCGCGATCTCAAGAAGTCGCGCGAGGACCGCAAGGCGATCTCAAGGCGCAACTATGAAAACCGCCTCAGGCGAGAAGATGCCGCTCAAAAAATTATCAAGGCTCAAAAAATTATCAAGGAGACCGGGGCAGAGCCCCGGGGTCATGACATTGAGAAATGGCTCCTCGCCGAGGAATGCGGCTGGAAGTGCCCGTACACCAACCGGACAATCAACGCTGCCTCACTCATCGGGCCGAGCCCCCAGTTCGACGTGGAGCACATCATCCCCCTCGACCGCTCCCTCGACAATTCCTTCATGAACAAGACCCTCTGCCACCACGAGGAGAACCGCAACCGGAAGCGGAACCAGACGCCCTGGGAAGCCTATGGCGGTACATCTGAATGGGAAGAAATCATCCAGCGCGTCAAGCAGTTCAAGGGAGACGCCGCCCGCGTCAAGCTGGAGCGCTTCCAACTCAAGGACCTGGAGAGCATCGAAGACTTCACGGCCCGCCAGCTCAACGACACGCGCTACGCCGCGAGGTTGGCGAGGAGGTATCTGGGCCTCCTATATGGAGCGAACGAACATGGGGCCGATCCGGAGGGCAAAATCCGCGTCCAGGCTACACGGGGCCAGGTGACCCATTTCCTGCGGGGCGAGTGGGGGCTGAACCGCATCCTCAACGGCGGGCCGCAGAAATCACGCGAGGATCACCGCCACCACGCGGTTGACGCTGTCGCCATCGCCCTCACGACCCCGGCGGCGGTCAAGGCGCTCAGCGACGCGGCGAAGCGGGCCACCCGGGAGCGCCGGAGGCTCTTCGGAAAAGTGGAGCCGCCCTGGTCCGGATTCCTCGATGATGTACGGCGCGTTATCGCGTGCCTGAAGGTCTCCCACCGGGTTTCCTGCAAGGTGCGCGGGGCGCTCCACAACGCAACCATCCACAGCAGACCGCGCACGGATGAGAAAGGCAAGGTATACGCGCTCGTCCGGAAGCCTCTTGGCGCCCTCTCCGCTTCCGAGGTCGAGAACATCCAGGACCGGACCATCAAGCGAATCGTCAAGGAAAGGCTGAACGGGGAGGAGCCGAAGAAAGTCTTCAAGGATCCGAAGGATCATCCCTGCCTGAAGGCGAAGGACGGCCGGGAGATCCCAATCCACAAGGTTCGCATCCGCAAGTATGAACGGGTGATGCAGGTGGACGAGACCCGCCACGTTATGCCGGGTTCCAACCATTACGTTGCAATTTTTGAGACGCAGGACGGCCAAGGGCTTCCGAGATGGGAGGGCGAGGTCGTCAGTACCTACGAAGCCATGCGGCGGCTAGAAGAGACCATACGCAGGTTCCGGGAGGGGGTGCCTCTCCCGGAAGGAGCAGTTGTCAGGAATGCTCGTGGGGATGGAAGTGGGCTAAGGCGAGGGCGTGGGAAGTCGTTCTCAGTATGGGGAGCGATCGTAAAGAAAGACCGTGGAGATGGGAGTGAGTTTAAGTTCTCCCTGGCTCCTGGCGAGACCATTCAGCTGACAGATGGTGATGGTTCAATGTGGCTGTATCTCGTCAAAACAGTCGTTCATCGAAAAGATGGGCGGAAGACAATCGAATACCAGCGGACCAACGACGCCCGGAAAGTGTCCGACATTAAAAAAGCGGGCGACCGGAAAGAAGCGCCGATAGATAAATTGCGGGAGATGAATTGCAGAAAAGTTGTTGTCACACCCTTGGGCGAGGTGCGCCTGGCCAGTGATTGA
- a CDS encoding site-specific integrase gives MDGLQKVETGEALALADAESSRRYAEASRAESTKRAYRADWRAFAAWAEARGLSPLPASPGAVCAFLAHEAERGRKVSTIERRLAAIALAHRAAGLESPTRDEAVRTTLKGIRREKGAAPRQKRAADADVIRELVRLCDTSTLRGLRDRALLLLGFAGAFRRSELAGLEAGDVEFREDGNLWVHLRRSKTDQEGQGRGVPIVRGRFFCPVGALRAWLAGAGIASGPVFRRLGKGGKVQAGALSGHSIGKAVKRYAERAGLRAEDFGGHSLRAGFVTAAAEAGKDVWAIMDVSRHRSVQTVRAYVRRADAFKGHAGEGLL, from the coding sequence ATGGACGGCTTGCAGAAAGTGGAAACCGGCGAGGCCCTGGCGCTTGCCGATGCCGAGTCCTCCCGGCGGTACGCGGAGGCCTCCCGCGCGGAGTCCACGAAGCGGGCCTACCGGGCGGACTGGCGCGCGTTCGCGGCCTGGGCCGAGGCCCGGGGCCTCTCCCCCCTCCCGGCCTCCCCCGGGGCCGTCTGCGCCTTCCTGGCGCACGAGGCGGAGCGGGGCCGGAAAGTGTCCACCATCGAGCGCCGCTTGGCGGCCATCGCCCTGGCTCATCGAGCGGCGGGCTTGGAGTCCCCCACCCGGGATGAAGCCGTGCGGACCACCTTGAAGGGCATCCGCCGGGAGAAGGGAGCCGCGCCCCGCCAGAAGCGGGCCGCCGATGCGGACGTGATCCGGGAGTTGGTCCGGCTGTGCGATACAAGTACCCTCCGGGGCCTCCGGGACCGGGCGCTCTTGCTCCTGGGCTTCGCGGGGGCCTTCCGGCGCTCCGAGCTTGCGGGCCTTGAGGCCGGGGACGTGGAATTCCGGGAGGACGGGAACCTTTGGGTCCACCTTCGGCGCTCCAAGACGGACCAAGAGGGCCAGGGGCGGGGCGTCCCCATCGTGCGCGGGAGGTTCTTCTGCCCGGTCGGGGCGCTTCGGGCTTGGCTGGCCGGGGCGGGCATCGCGAGCGGCCCCGTGTTCCGGCGCCTGGGGAAGGGGGGCAAGGTCCAGGCCGGGGCCTTGAGCGGCCACAGCATCGGGAAGGCGGTCAAGCGGTACGCGGAGCGGGCGGGCCTCCGGGCGGAGGACTTCGGCGGGCACTCCCTCCGCGCGGGTTTCGTCACGGCGGCGGCCGAGGCGGGGAAGGACGTATGGGCCATCATGGACGTGTCCCGCCACCGGAGCGTCCAGACCGTCCGGGCCTACGTCCGCCGGGCGGACGCCTTCAAGGGCCACGCGGGGGAGGGATTGCTGTAG
- a CDS encoding M48 family peptidase has translation MAQPSKSQLHAQDALNGIVAAFARGEVPAILARTLIKDPGIPSAKWSLCNQILCALAGTEDARGFRQWKAAGRHVKKGAKAFHILAPRMVKVPVKSGGHFSHDGPDGFPADDAEFIETGPAEYREAFAGRFFAAPVFRLEDTEGEPLAYLPPVAPPLAEVAEAWGVRVSYLGCMEGAAGSCTVDGREIRLATQDEDVFFHELAHAADARLRGRLTPGQHVDQEVAAEMAAAVLSRLYGVQLGNEGRAYDYIAKYAGGKKAVVPTIFRAMKRIRAILGEILAAAEAVAA, from the coding sequence ATGGCCCAGCCTAGTAAGTCTCAGCTTCACGCGCAAGATGCCCTGAATGGAATCGTCGCAGCGTTCGCCCGGGGCGAGGTCCCGGCCATCCTGGCCCGGACCCTCATCAAAGACCCCGGCATCCCCTCCGCCAAGTGGTCCCTCTGCAATCAAATCCTCTGCGCCCTGGCGGGAACGGAGGACGCCCGGGGCTTCCGGCAATGGAAGGCGGCCGGGCGGCACGTCAAGAAAGGGGCCAAGGCCTTCCACATCCTGGCCCCCCGCATGGTGAAGGTGCCGGTCAAGAGCGGCGGGCATTTTTCCCACGATGGCCCGGACGGCTTCCCCGCCGATGACGCCGAGTTCATCGAAACCGGACCGGCGGAGTACCGGGAGGCCTTCGCGGGGCGCTTCTTCGCCGCCCCTGTGTTCCGTCTAGAGGATACCGAAGGCGAACCGCTCGCCTATCTGCCCCCCGTTGCGCCTCCCCTGGCCGAAGTCGCGGAAGCCTGGGGGGTACGGGTTTCCTACCTGGGTTGCATGGAAGGCGCGGCGGGTTCCTGCACCGTGGACGGCCGGGAGATCCGGCTGGCGACCCAAGATGAGGACGTTTTCTTCCACGAACTGGCCCACGCGGCGGACGCCCGGCTCCGGGGCCGCCTCACGCCCGGCCAGCACGTCGATCAAGAGGTAGCGGCGGAAATGGCGGCGGCGGTCCTTTCGCGCCTGTACGGGGTCCAGCTGGGGAACGAGGGGCGGGCCTATGACTACATCGCGAAGTACGCCGGGGGCAAGAAGGCGGTGGTCCCCACCATCTTCCGGGCCATGAAGCGGATTCGGGCGATCCTCGGGGAAATCCTCGCGGCGGCGGAGGCGGTAGCGGCCTAG
- a CDS encoding DUF3987 domain-containing protein has protein sequence MELETKRATVREKRPARNGWPGPPAADPTDPGPVDLVPGIPDEPSILFEGPPVPLDAPDLPPLCPELFPGFLGGMIKATAQATETPPELAGLLGLAAVAACVQGKAVVCPSPDYREPLCLYVAPALDSGNRKTSVLMEMTRPLREWERKRADEIQPEADKAASMRKTLEARADYLRKQAAKAESLELENLTVEIEEVERKIPEIPVLPRLWAQDVTPERLGALMAENQERIALISDEAGIFEILEGRYSGGIPNLDLFLQGHAGAPVRVDRGSRKAVYLQSPCLTLALSPQPEVIRGLALKPGFRGRGLLARFLYALPPSPLGWRKLTSKPTPQSVRDAYARGLRALLDTPSVIGEDGEPVPVVFEFSDDAFSEWREFSAATERELREDGEYAQITDWAGKLPGAAARIAGLLHCVQHAGAVSFPTAISRDTVQSALEIAAILSKHALAAFGLMGADPAIEGAKRVWRWIKTSRVKSFTARECFQALKGTFGRMGELQPALAVLVERAYIAEAPREKCNVPGRPSKTYTVNPALTEEWA, from the coding sequence ATGGAGCTTGAAACAAAGAGGGCGACGGTCCGGGAGAAGCGCCCGGCCCGGAACGGGTGGCCCGGGCCTCCCGCCGCCGACCCTACCGACCCGGGGCCGGTGGACCTGGTTCCCGGCATCCCCGATGAGCCCTCCATCCTGTTTGAAGGCCCTCCTGTCCCGCTCGACGCGCCCGACCTCCCCCCTCTGTGCCCTGAGCTGTTCCCTGGCTTCCTTGGCGGAATGATCAAGGCAACGGCGCAGGCGACTGAAACGCCCCCCGAACTGGCCGGCCTTTTGGGCCTCGCCGCCGTCGCTGCCTGCGTGCAAGGCAAGGCCGTAGTCTGCCCCTCGCCCGACTATCGGGAGCCCCTGTGCCTCTACGTCGCGCCCGCCCTCGACTCGGGCAACCGGAAGACCTCGGTACTCATGGAAATGACTCGCCCCCTGCGCGAGTGGGAGCGCAAGCGCGCCGATGAAATCCAGCCCGAGGCGGACAAGGCCGCGAGTATGCGCAAGACGCTGGAGGCTCGCGCGGATTATCTGCGGAAGCAGGCGGCGAAAGCCGAGAGCCTGGAACTTGAAAACCTCACGGTCGAGATCGAGGAGGTGGAGCGCAAGATACCCGAGATTCCCGTCCTGCCCCGCCTCTGGGCACAAGACGTGACGCCCGAACGCCTGGGTGCCCTCATGGCCGAGAACCAAGAGCGGATTGCACTCATCAGCGACGAAGCCGGAATTTTTGAAATCCTGGAAGGTCGTTACAGCGGCGGAATCCCGAACCTGGATCTATTCCTGCAAGGGCACGCCGGAGCGCCCGTCCGGGTGGACCGGGGGAGCCGCAAAGCCGTCTATCTCCAGAGCCCTTGCCTCACCCTCGCCCTCAGCCCCCAGCCCGAAGTGATTCGGGGGTTGGCGCTCAAGCCCGGCTTCCGGGGGCGGGGCCTCCTGGCCCGCTTCCTGTATGCCCTTCCACCTTCCCCTCTCGGCTGGCGAAAGCTCACCAGCAAGCCCACCCCCCAATCTGTGCGAGACGCCTACGCCCGGGGCCTCCGGGCGCTCCTGGACACCCCCTCTGTCATCGGCGAGGACGGGGAGCCCGTGCCGGTGGTTTTTGAGTTTTCTGATGATGCTTTCAGCGAGTGGCGGGAGTTCAGCGCGGCGACCGAGCGCGAACTGCGAGAGGATGGGGAGTACGCGCAGATCACCGATTGGGCGGGGAAGCTCCCCGGCGCCGCCGCGAGAATTGCTGGCCTCCTTCACTGCGTCCAACACGCCGGGGCGGTTTCATTTCCGACCGCCATATCCCGCGACACCGTGCAGAGCGCCCTGGAGATCGCCGCCATCCTCAGCAAACACGCCCTCGCCGCCTTCGGTCTTATGGGGGCGGACCCGGCCATCGAGGGGGCCAAACGAGTCTGGCGATGGATAAAGACAAGCCGGGTGAAGAGCTTCACGGCGCGCGAATGCTTCCAGGCGCTCAAGGGCACCTTCGGGCGGATGGGCGAACTACAGCCCGCCCTAGCCGTACTCGTGGAGCGGGCCTACATCGCCGAAGCCCCCCGAGAGAAGTGCAACGTCCCGGGGCGGCCGAGCAAAACCTACACCGTCAACCCGGCCCTGACGGAGGAATGGGCATGA
- a CDS encoding helix-turn-helix domain-containing protein, giving the protein MNEALPPQADPHGDLPAVLTVDELAEFLRVGRDTVYQAIAKGEIPGACRIGRTIRISRDAMLDWVRGKGHAPRSERGRK; this is encoded by the coding sequence ATGAACGAAGCCCTGCCCCCCCAGGCCGATCCTCACGGCGACCTTCCTGCCGTCCTGACCGTGGACGAACTGGCCGAATTTCTCCGTGTGGGTAGGGATACGGTATATCAGGCCATCGCAAAGGGAGAGATACCGGGCGCCTGCCGAATCGGCCGCACCATCCGAATCAGCCGGGACGCCATGCTAGACTGGGTCCGAGGGAAAGGCCACGCCCCGCGCTCCGAGAGGGGAAGAAAGTGA
- a CDS encoding site-specific integrase, producing MSVRRRQYRDPATGRESIVWMVDVDFRHPEGRRQRIRRVSPVQTKRGAESYERELRGALLAGRYGREEAPEKRESPRFSEFSKDFLTTYAEANNKPSEVAGKKTTLEKHLVPFFDQARLDGIGSRDVEAYKALKLKEGLSPKTVNNHLAVLGRMLRIARRWELTERVPDIAPLKLPPQEFRFLDSEEADRLIEATDPDWKPMITLALRTGLRLGELRALKWEDVDLKGGRLMVRRAAWRNTIGTPKSGHAREVPLCDQAIATLRGHRHLKGEFVFCAQDGEMRSIPSCKHPLWRARRRAGLPHLGWHTLRHSFASHLVMKGATLKAVQELLGHADIKMTMRYAHLSPDARREAVKLLDGNGTIAALLPQAEGEGRQNLMN from the coding sequence GTGAGCGTGAGGCGGAGGCAGTACCGCGACCCGGCGACGGGCAGGGAAAGCATTGTGTGGATGGTGGACGTGGATTTCAGGCACCCGGAGGGCCGAAGACAGCGCATCCGCAGGGTGTCCCCCGTACAGACGAAGCGGGGGGCCGAAAGCTACGAGCGGGAATTGCGGGGAGCGTTGCTTGCGGGCCGGTACGGGAGAGAGGAGGCGCCGGAGAAAAGGGAAAGCCCGAGATTCAGCGAGTTCTCAAAGGATTTTCTTACAACATACGCGGAAGCGAACAACAAACCGAGCGAAGTAGCAGGAAAAAAAACGACACTGGAGAAACACCTTGTCCCATTCTTCGACCAGGCGAGGCTAGACGGAATCGGGAGCCGGGACGTGGAGGCATACAAGGCCCTGAAGCTGAAAGAAGGCCTCTCCCCCAAGACGGTGAACAATCACCTCGCCGTCCTCGGGAGGATGCTCCGCATCGCCCGCCGCTGGGAACTGACGGAAAGGGTGCCGGACATTGCCCCTCTCAAGCTCCCCCCGCAGGAATTCAGGTTCCTGGACTCCGAGGAGGCCGACCGGCTAATCGAGGCAACCGATCCGGATTGGAAGCCGATGATCACGCTGGCTCTCCGGACGGGCCTCCGGCTGGGGGAACTCCGGGCGCTTAAGTGGGAGGACGTGGACCTCAAGGGCGGGCGGCTCATGGTGCGCCGGGCCGCATGGCGGAACACCATCGGCACCCCGAAGAGCGGCCATGCGCGGGAGGTCCCTCTCTGCGATCAGGCAATTGCAACACTGAGAGGGCACCGGCACTTGAAAGGCGAATTCGTTTTCTGCGCCCAAGACGGGGAAATGCGCTCCATCCCATCCTGCAAGCATCCCCTCTGGCGGGCAAGGCGGAGGGCCGGGCTTCCCCACCTTGGATGGCACACCCTCCGGCACAGCTTCGCCTCTCACCTTGTGATGAAGGGGGCAACCCTGAAGGCTGTGCAGGAACTCCTGGGCCATGCGGACATCAAGATGACGATGCGCTACGCGCATCTGAGCCCCGATGCGCGGCGGGAAGCCGTGAAACTTTTGGATGGGAACGGCACGATAGCGGCACTTCTCCCCCAAGCTGAGGGAGAAGGCCGCCAAAACCTAATGAATTAG